The DNA region TCGCGCGGCATTCCGTTCCTGAAGCGCCTGCACGCCGAATTCGGCGACTCGGTGCACCTGCTGGCCGTGCACACCAGCCACGGCCACCGCCTGCTGCCCAGAGGGGAGGTCGTGCCCACCCTGCAGAAGTTCGCGCGGGACTACGCGAAACTGCCGTTCCCCGTCGCGCTGGACCTGAGCGGCGACCTCGCCCGACACTGGCAGACCGAAGGCACCCCCCACTGGCTCGCCTTCGCGCCCGGCGGCGACCTCATCCGCAGCGTGTACGGCAGCCAGGAGAACGCCCAGACCAGACTCCAGTACCTGCTGGAAGAATGGACCGGGCGCGCCGACCCTGCCGGGTCGTGACGGGGTTTATCCCTGACGGGGCCGCAGCGGCAGGGTCCGCAGGCGCTCGCCGGTCAGGGTGAACACCGCGTTCGCCACGGCCGCCGCCGCCGGACCCATCACGGGTTCCCCCATGCCCTGCGGTTCGTCGCCGCTCTCGACGAGCAGCACCTCGACCGGCGGCGCGTCCCGCATGGGCAGGAGGCGGTAGCGGTCGAAGTTCGACTCGACCACCCGCCCGTCCTGAATGGTCAGTTCCTCGTGCAGTGCGGAACTCAGGGCCATCATCACAGACCCCTGCACCTGCAGCCGGGCGCCGTCCGGGTTGATGACCAGTCCGGGGTCGGCCGCGACCGTCACGCGGTGCACCTGCACCCGCCCCTCCTGCACCGAGACCTCGGCCACCAGCGCCGAGGCGGTCCCCAGGTCCAGGCAGCAGGCCACCCCGCGCGCCCGGCCCGCCGACAGGGGCGTGCCCCACCCGGCCGCCTTCGCGGCGCGTTCCAGCACCCCGCGCAGCCGCCGTCCGTCCTCGCCGGACCCCAGGTGCCGCAGCCGGAAAGCCAGCGGGTCCGCGCCCGCCGCGTGCGCCAGTTCGTCCATGAAACTCTCCAGCGCGAACGTGTTCGGCAGCACGCCCAGCCCCCGCCAGTACCCGGTCGGGACGGGCAGCGCCTCGCGGCGGTTCACGACCCGGTACGCCGGAAAGTCGTACGGCATGAACTGCCCCAGCAGCCCGCCCGGATCGAAGCCCAGCGCGTCCCGCACGAACTCCGGTATCCCCGTCTGCCCCCAGATGATGTCGCCGCCCGCCGTGAACTGCTCCACGCCCCGCAGCCTCCCGTCCGTGCCCACACTGCCGCGCAGCACATGATGGGTGGGCGGCCGGTAGAAGGCGTGCTGGAGGTCCTCCTCGCGCGTCCAGCCGACATGCACGGGCTTCCCGACCGCCGCTGAGAGCCGCGCGGCCTCCAGCGCCGCGTGCTGACCCGCCTTGCGCCCGAAGCCCCCGCCCAGCTGCGTCGGGTGGACCAGCACCTCGCGGTCCTTGCCGAACACGCCGCGCAGGTCGTCGACGATCTTCTGCGGGTACTGCGTGGACGCCCACACCTCAATCTGCCCGCCCGCCTGCACGTCCGCCAGGGCCGCCAGGGGTTCCAGGTGCGCGTGCGCGGCCAGCGGCGTGCGGTACTCGCCCTGCACCACCGTCCCCCCGGAAAGGGCCGCGCGGACGTTCCCGCGCCGCCGCAGCACCGACCCCGACCCCGCCTGAATCTGAGCGTCCAGGTCGGCGCTGCTGGCGGTCGTGCCGCCCTCCCAGCGCAGGTCCAGGGAAGGCAGCGCCGCGCGGGCCTGCGTGCGCGTCCGCGCGACCACCCCCGCGAACCCCGCCTTCAGGTCGATCACGACCCGCACCACGCCCGGCTGCCGCCCCGCCGCGCCCGCCGACGCCGACACCAGCCGCGCCCCGAACCTCGGCGGGCGCGCCACCGCACCGAACAGCATGCCCGGCAGGCGCGCGTCGTACCCGTACGTGGCCGTGCCCAGCACCTTGTCGCGGAAGTCCGTGCGCGGCATGGCCCGCCCGATCCGCTTGAAGTCCCGCCGCGCCTTCAGGGTGGGCGCGGCCTCCGGGATCACCCACTCGCCCTGCTTGTCCGCCACGACCTGCGCGTAAGGAATGCGCTGGCGCGACCCCGCCACGAAGAACGCCCCGCCCGCCGCCGTCAGCCGCGCCGCCGGAACACCCAGCTGCCGCGCGGCCTCCTCCCGCAGTAGCTCCCGCAGGGTCGCCGCCGCCTCCCGCAGCGGGCGGTACAGCGCCTTCACGCTCGTCGAACCGAACGTGAACATCGTCCCGCCCGCGTACCCGCGCGCCGTGTCCGCCTGCCGCACCGTCAGCTGCTCGGGCGTGACCTCCAGCTCCTCGGCCGCGATCTGCGCCAGCGCCGTGTGAATGCCCTGACCCATCTCGACCTTCGGCACGAAGAACGTCACCCCGGCGGGCGTCACCTCGAACCACAGGTCCGGATTGCGGGGCGCATCCTGCGGGCCCGTCCCGTTCTCCTCGATGTACTCCACGATCGCCGGGCGGCCCGCATTCAACGCCAGCGGCACCCCCACCACCAGCAGGCCCGCGCCGCTCCCCAGCCCGATCAGCACCCGGCGACGGGTGACCGGCTTCATCCGTCCTCCCGTTTCAGTTCCGCTGCGCGGGCCACCGCCCGGCGGATCGCATTGTACCCACCGCAGCGGCACAGGTTCACGCCCGCCGCCTCCTCGATCTGCGCGTCCGTGGGGTCTGGCGTGCGCTCCAGCAGCGCCGCCGCCGACATCAGATGCCCCGGCAGGCACCACCCGCACTGCAACGGATTTTCCAGGAACGCCCGCTGCACCGGATGCAACTGCTCCCCGCGCGCCAGACCCTCCACGGTCGTCACCTCCCGCCCCGCCGCCGCCCGCGCCGGAGTCAGGCACGCCCGCGCCACCTGCCCGTCCAGCAGCACCGTGCAACTGCCGCACGCGCCGATCCCACACCCGTAATGCGTGCCGGTCAGGCCCAGCTCATCGCGCAGCACCCACACCAGCATCTCATCCGGGTACGCCACCTCGCGCCGCCGCCCATTCACGCTTAACTGCACGCCACTCCCGCCCACCCCACGCACCCGATCATGCCGCCATGATACGGACCCAGCAGAAGCCAGACAGTCCGGCCGGGCCCCGACCGGGGCGGGGCGACGACCTGACCCGTGCGGACACGGCCACCAGTGAAACGCCCAGCCCACACATCCAGTCGCTGCTGGAAGAAGGGGCCGGGCGAGGCGCCGCGGAAGCGGGTTAGCGGGCGTCCGACGTCTCCCGGGCCGGCACGAACACGCCGGACTTCAGGTCGCTGAGGGGGACGTTACTCAGGCGAACCAGCAGGGCCGTCTGGTGACCATTGACAGGGTCTGGCCCGAGCTGGGCCGGGTCCGTCACGAAGAGCAGGCGGGAGGCGCTGGAAGACAGAGTGATTGCCCGGTCTGTCGCGACTGGTTGCACGGTGAACGTGTAGTTGCTCCCGGCCCTGCGGCGCACCAGCATCACGACTTCACCGGCAGGCAGCGGGGTCAGTACACGGTGCTGGTGGGGACCGGTTTCCTGCCCGCTGCTTCGCAGGGTGAATTCGGTGGCGCCGGCTGGGGGGGATAGAAGACTGCTCAGCAGTTCCAGGCTCAGGCCGCCATAGAACGCCGTCCCGATGGTCTGTGTGCGCTGTCCGAAGGTCAGACGCTGACCTCCGAACTGGATGGTGGGCTGCGCGAACCCGCTGAGGTGAGCGTCTGGGTAGACGGCCATGATTTCACTGGCGACGGCGGCGGCCAGGAAGTAGCGTTCGTTTTGCGCGGTGAAACTGCTGGGCAGCTTGAATTGACTGGCGGGCAGCTTGATCCGCACGCCGCTGCTGTCCAGTTGGGTGACCTGCCCTCCGGCAGCGGTGACGGCGCTGCGCAGGGACGAGAATGACAGGTAAGCGCCGGGGACAGTGGGGCCGGTGTAAGTGAAACAGGTCACGCCGTCCCGTGCGCTGACAATGCTGACATTGCCAGGAACAGTGCCTCGCACGCAGGTGGGTTTCACGGGCTGTTCAGTCTGTACGGGGAGAGTCAGCGATTGGCTGCCCCCTGCCAGGGCGTACAGTCCGGCGCTGAGAGCAAGGGCGAGGGTTCCGGCGGCCAGGATGAGGTTTGGCATGGTGTATACCTTTGCCATGCCCAGGGTCACGCGGGCGGGTGGCCCGAGTTCGCGGATGGCCTGGGCGGTGGCCTGAGTGGGGGTGAGGCCGGTCAGGGTCAGGTGGTCGGCGCGCGTCAGGACGTGTTCTTCGAGTTCGTCCCAGAGTTCCTGGCGGCGTGGTTCTGGTAGGCCCCAGGTGGCGCGGCGCAGGTAGGCGGTGAGCACGTGGGGGGTGGTGTGGGCGGCTGTGGTCATGCGCCGTTCCCGCCGAGCTGGTGCACGGCTCCGGTGAAGGCGGCGAATTCCTGCCGTTTGGCGTTCAGGGTGTCGCGGCCCCGGTCGGTGATGGCGTAGTACTTGCGGGGTTTGCCGTTGCGTCCGCTCTCACCGTGCTGCGCGGCCAGCAGGCCCTCGGCTTCCAGGCGGTGCAGGGCGGGGTAGAGGCTGCCTTCCTTGAAGTCGAAATACCCGCCGGTGCGGTCGCGGGCGGCCTGGATGATCGCGAAGCCGTACAGGGGACTGTGTTCGAGGATGGTCAGGAGGATCAGGTCGAGGTTGCCGCGCAGCAGGTCTGGGTTCATGGGTGCTCCGGTGTGGGGCTTTGGCCACGTGGCGTCCCGCGTGGTTGCCGCCCCTGCATAGCTATGTCTGCATACATAGTCTGCCTTGGTTGGATTGCTGTCAAGCCCAGTCTGTCTATGTAGTGGGTGGCCGATGCACCGGAGGGACTGAACGGCCACACTGGATCCATGCGCCCCTGGATGCTGACCGCCCCACAGACCACCCTTTCCGAATGGCTCATCCTGGATTCCGGGGAGCTGAGGTCAGAAGTAGGTTCAACATTGGCTCCAACAGCGAA from Deinococcus seoulensis includes:
- a CDS encoding TlpA family protein disulfide reductase, with amino-acid sequence MEWPDPTDFVHGDPLPTPGDWTRAGLVMTFNLECPGCVSRGIPFLKRLHAEFGDSVHLLAVHTSHGHRLLPRGEVVPTLQKFARDYAKLPFPVALDLSGDLARHWQTEGTPHWLAFAPGGDLIRSVYGSQENAQTRLQYLLEEWTGRADPAGS
- a CDS encoding xanthine dehydrogenase family protein molybdopterin-binding subunit encodes the protein MKPVTRRRVLIGLGSGAGLLVVGVPLALNAGRPAIVEYIEENGTGPQDAPRNPDLWFEVTPAGVTFFVPKVEMGQGIHTALAQIAAEELEVTPEQLTVRQADTARGYAGGTMFTFGSTSVKALYRPLREAAATLRELLREEAARQLGVPAARLTAAGGAFFVAGSRQRIPYAQVVADKQGEWVIPEAAPTLKARRDFKRIGRAMPRTDFRDKVLGTATYGYDARLPGMLFGAVARPPRFGARLVSASAGAAGRQPGVVRVVIDLKAGFAGVVARTRTQARAALPSLDLRWEGGTTASSADLDAQIQAGSGSVLRRRGNVRAALSGGTVVQGEYRTPLAAHAHLEPLAALADVQAGGQIEVWASTQYPQKIVDDLRGVFGKDREVLVHPTQLGGGFGRKAGQHAALEAARLSAAVGKPVHVGWTREEDLQHAFYRPPTHHVLRGSVGTDGRLRGVEQFTAGGDIIWGQTGIPEFVRDALGFDPGGLLGQFMPYDFPAYRVVNRREALPVPTGYWRGLGVLPNTFALESFMDELAHAAGADPLAFRLRHLGSGEDGRRLRGVLERAAKAAGWGTPLSAGRARGVACCLDLGTASALVAEVSVQEGRVQVHRVTVAADPGLVINPDGARLQVQGSVMMALSSALHEELTIQDGRVVESNFDRYRLLPMRDAPPVEVLLVESGDEPQGMGEPVMGPAAAAVANAVFTLTGERLRTLPLRPRQG
- a CDS encoding (2Fe-2S)-binding protein, whose amino-acid sequence is MQLSVNGRRREVAYPDEMLVWVLRDELGLTGTHYGCGIGACGSCTVLLDGQVARACLTPARAAAGREVTTVEGLARGEQLHPVQRAFLENPLQCGWCLPGHLMSAAALLERTPDPTDAQIEEAAGVNLCRCGGYNAIRRAVARAAELKREDG
- a CDS encoding permease prefix domain 1-containing protein encodes the protein MTTAAHTTPHVLTAYLRRATWGLPEPRRQELWDELEEHVLTRADHLTLTGLTPTQATAQAIRELGPPARVTLGMAKVYTMPNLILAAGTLALALSAGLYALAGGSQSLTLPVQTEQPVKPTCVRGTVPGNVSIVSARDGVTCFTYTGPTVPGAYLSFSSLRSAVTAAGGQVTQLDSSGVRIKLPASQFKLPSSFTAQNERYFLAAAVASEIMAVYPDAHLSGFAQPTIQFGGQRLTFGQRTQTIGTAFYGGLSLELLSSLLSPPAGATEFTLRSSGQETGPHQHRVLTPLPAGEVVMLVRRRAGSNYTFTVQPVATDRAITLSSSASRLLFVTDPAQLGPDPVNGHQTALLVRLSNVPLSDLKSGVFVPARETSDAR
- a CDS encoding PadR family transcriptional regulator — protein: MNPDLLRGNLDLILLTILEHSPLYGFAIIQAARDRTGGYFDFKEGSLYPALHRLEAEGLLAAQHGESGRNGKPRKYYAITDRGRDTLNAKRQEFAAFTGAVHQLGGNGA